Proteins co-encoded in one Xiphophorus couchianus chromosome 3, X_couchianus-1.0, whole genome shotgun sequence genomic window:
- the entpd3 gene encoding ectonucleoside triphosphate diphosphohydrolase 3, which yields MGSKKKMGYKCRIAGVMLLLIGSIAALVVVAVIQDKLKVKEYGLEFGIVIDSGSSRSNVYLYEWPGEKENETGVVTERKNCKVNGLPISELKVSSKDDKKTFEGFQDCMDEIKNHIPEEKHKTTPLFLGATAGMRLLEMKDQERASKIMGKLRDFLSKQNFQFHNASIITGQEEGLYGWITVNYLKENFLQKNMWNTYIRPNGAETVGSMDLGGASTQIAFQVQERGEGPDYMHVKLYGYPYTVYTHSFLCYGKNEADKRVLDKVIRESSDPAYIINPCYPRGFNITTKASSIYDTECIPKPKNYNSGQEFYMVGGSDSEKCGQIVKSIFNFQNCPSKQCSFNGVEQPPVTGDFMAYAGFYFIARALEQSGKSDLGQFNIAVGNFCNTDWAKLKVQKHWISDTYLKTYCFASHYVLTLLADGYKFDNETWKNIHFEQKIKETNIGWSLGYMLSMSNMIPSEVKEITPMTNPVFAGLIFLFSALIIVTAVLGFIILIRTCY from the exons ATGGGttccaaaaagaaaatgggATACAAGTGTCGCATAGCAGGAGTGATGCTTCTATTGATTGGAAGTATTGCTGcccttgttgttgttgctgtcatCCAGGACAAGTTAAAGGTTAAGGAGTATGGATTAGag TTTGGCATTGTGATAGACTCCGGTTCCTCTCGCTCCAATGTGTACCTGTACGAATGGCCTGGGGAGAAGGAGAACGAGACCGGGGTAGTGACTGAAAGAAAGAACTGTAAAGTTAATG ggcttcctatCTCAGAACTCAAGGTTAGTTCCAAGgatgataaaaaaacatttgaaggatTTCAAGACTGCATGGATGAAATCAAGAATCACATTcctgaagaaaagcacaaaaccaCACCCCTCTTTCTGGGAGCTACAGCTGGGATGCGCCTGCTAGA AATGAAAGATCAAGAAAGAGCCAGTAAAATTATGGGAAAACTCAGAGACTTCCTGAGTAAACAAAACTTCCAGTTCCACAACGCTTCCATCATCACTGGACAGGAAGAGGGACTGTATGGGTGGATCACAGTGAATTACTTGAAGGAAAATTTCCTACAG AAAAACATGTGGAACACTTACATTCGTCCAAATGGAGCAGAGACAGTCGGGTCTATGGATCTCGGTGGAGCATCAACACAGATCGCCTTCCAAGTTCAGGAACGTGGAGAGGGGCCTGACTACATGCATGTCAAGCTGTATGGTTACCCCTATACTGTCTACACACACAGTTTCCTTTGCTATGGCAAAAATGAGGCTGACAAGAGGGTTCTGGACAAAGTAATCAGG GAATCATCTGACCCAGCCTACATAATAAATCCCTGCTACCCCAGAGGTTTCAACATTACCACAAAAGCTTCATCCATTTATGACACAGAGTGCATACCGAAACCCAAAAACTACAACTCTGGTCAAGAGTTCTACATGGTTGGGGGGTCCGACTCGGAAAAATGCGGGCAAATAGTGAAGTCCATATTTAACTTTCAAAACTGTCCCTCAAAGCAGTGCTCCTTCAATGGGGTGGAGCAGCCACCAGTGACTGGAGATTTTATG GCATATGCTGGATTCTACTTCATTGCTCGAGCGCTGGAGCAGAGTGGGAAATCCGACCTTGGTCAGTTCAACATTGCTGTTGGGAACTTCTGCAACACTGACTGGGCCAAG ctaaaagtacaaaaacactGGATCTCTGACACATACCTCAAGACCTACTGCTTTGCCAGTCACTATGTCCTCACTCTTCTGGCAGATGGCTATAAGTTTGACAATGAGacttggaaaaatattcactttgaaCAAAAG ATAAAGGAAACAAACATAGGCTGGAGTTTGGGCTACATGCTGAGCATGTCCAACATGATCCCGTCTGAAGTGAAAGAAATCACCCCAATGACAAACCCGGTCTTCGCTGGTCTCATCTTTCTATTTTCAGCTCTAATCATTGTAACAGCAGTCTTAGGATTTATCATCCTCATTCGTACTTGCTATTGA